A window of Paraburkholderia bryophila contains these coding sequences:
- a CDS encoding Y-family DNA polymerase has product MRVFLAVHLPKLPLEVFRPKWSPEPAHGSAVLEKDKVVIADATARLAGVRLGMKRGGVLTLSPETEMHEREIGREGAAQREVGIALMRFSPEVALLDEATVVVEVGASLRLFGGLLVLSREAKAVLGALGFTARISAAPTGQGAWLLAKYGNRRVLKLASLEHRLSALPMTAVPEVRPFFDWFNGLGCETIADIRRLPRAGLQRRCGEHLLDSLDRAFGSAPELFDWLELPPTFSARIEMPDRLEHADGAVFAAHRLIVQLCGWLCAKQLAVTGVRLSLEHERGRDAIEPTIVDIALGEPTWREEHLVRLLKERLHRIELAAPMIALCLDATNVESAAPASDTLFPEPGGSKEDHQKLLELLVARLGEDNVLRPAPTADHRPEVANHWIPVSQKRKSDTLPEGLPRPTWMLDTPVRLLMRKHRPFYGSPLRMVSPGERIEAGWFDGELVTRDYFVAQGEDTSCYWIYRERVSSRDAEEEQRWFLHGLFG; this is encoded by the coding sequence ATGCGCGTTTTTCTCGCCGTTCACCTGCCGAAGTTGCCGCTCGAGGTCTTCAGACCGAAGTGGTCACCTGAGCCTGCGCACGGCAGCGCCGTGCTCGAGAAAGACAAAGTGGTCATTGCAGATGCCACGGCGCGTCTGGCCGGTGTGCGGCTCGGAATGAAGCGCGGCGGAGTGCTGACGTTGTCGCCCGAGACTGAGATGCATGAACGCGAAATAGGTCGCGAAGGCGCAGCGCAGCGCGAGGTTGGAATCGCGCTGATGCGCTTCTCGCCCGAAGTCGCGCTGCTCGACGAAGCAACGGTCGTCGTCGAAGTCGGTGCGAGCTTGCGTCTTTTCGGCGGCCTGCTTGTGCTGAGTCGTGAGGCGAAGGCTGTCCTGGGTGCCCTCGGCTTCACCGCACGCATCAGCGCAGCGCCGACTGGCCAAGGCGCCTGGTTGCTCGCAAAGTATGGGAATCGGAGAGTGTTGAAGCTTGCCTCGCTCGAGCATCGTCTGTCCGCATTGCCAATGACAGCGGTCCCCGAGGTCCGTCCATTTTTTGACTGGTTCAATGGCCTTGGCTGCGAGACTATCGCAGACATACGACGCCTGCCGCGTGCAGGACTTCAGCGTCGATGTGGCGAGCACCTGCTGGACTCCCTCGACCGTGCCTTCGGTAGTGCCCCAGAGCTGTTCGATTGGCTTGAGTTGCCACCGACATTTTCCGCGCGCATCGAGATGCCGGACCGACTCGAGCACGCGGACGGAGCGGTCTTCGCTGCGCACAGACTCATAGTCCAGCTATGCGGATGGCTCTGCGCCAAACAACTTGCTGTCACAGGCGTGCGCCTTTCGCTCGAGCATGAGCGTGGGCGTGATGCCATTGAGCCAACCATCGTCGACATCGCGCTGGGCGAGCCGACTTGGCGCGAGGAGCACCTGGTCAGACTATTGAAAGAACGGTTGCATCGGATTGAACTTGCCGCGCCGATGATTGCCCTGTGCCTTGACGCCACGAACGTCGAGTCTGCGGCGCCAGCGTCTGACACGCTGTTCCCTGAACCTGGTGGCTCTAAAGAAGACCACCAGAAACTGCTCGAACTGCTTGTCGCACGGCTCGGAGAAGATAACGTCCTGCGGCCGGCGCCCACGGCCGACCATCGTCCCGAAGTTGCAAACCACTGGATTCCAGTTTCGCAAAAACGAAAATCAGACACGCTTCCAGAAGGTCTGCCAAGGCCTACGTGGATGCTCGATACCCCTGTCCGCCTGTTGATGCGCAAGCACCGACCGTTTTATGGTTCGCCGCTGCGGATGGTGTCGCCCGGTGAGCGCATTGAGGCCGGCTGGTTCGATGGCGAGCTCGTCACGCGCGATTATTTTGTCGCGCAGGGAGAAGACACGAGCTGCTACTGGATTTACCGGGAGCGCGTCAGCAGTCGTGACGCCGAAGAAGAGCAGCGCTGGTTCCTCCACGGCCTCTTCGGGTGA
- a CDS encoding error-prone DNA polymerase, with protein MDTTFNILPAYAELFCRSNFSFLRGASHAEELAERAAQLGYAALAVTDECSLAGVVRAHVAAKKVGLPFIVGSYFRLVNADGSPAFGLILLARNREGYGNLSELITLARTRAPKGEYRLTPQDLSRPDKEYRHLLGVPDCLAILVPDFPAKEDALEAQVEWLDDTFIGRAWVGLVLHQRAMDDIHRGAVEFVARNFDVPVVALGDVVMHVRSRKPLQDTMTAIRVGRPVHECGYDLAPNAEQHLRSRLRLANLYPDDALAATVDIANRCTFSLDELRYEYPDELVPAGTTPVSYLRQETYIGAQRRFPSGIPHRVQEQIEHELELIADLGYEPYFLTVYDIVRFARSQHILCQGRGSAANSAVCYCLGVTEVDPARGNMLFERFISKERGEPPDIDVDFEHQRREEVIQYIYQKYGRDRAAIAAAVSTYRPRGALRETGKALGVDPQIVDLVAKSHHWFDTSEDLLKRFAESGLDPEKPLIQAWARLASQLLGFPRHLSQHSGGFVISRGKLTRLVPVENAAMADRSVIEWDKDDLESLGLLKIDVLALGMLSAIRRTLDLVSEQRGERFEMQDIPAEDPATYKMISVADTVGVFQIESRAQMSMLPRMQPRTFYDLVIEVAIVRPGPIQGGAVHPYLQRRQGFEPVTYPSDALKVALGRTLGVPIFQEQVMQVAILAAGFTPGEADGLRRAMAAWKRKGGLEKYYNRIVVGMQERGYDLAFAESIFEQIKGFGEYGFPESHAASFALLVYASSWLKCHEPEAFLTAMLNSQPMGFYSPSQLVQDAQRHGVTVLPVDVTISGWDSSLERFADATRPAVRLGLSLLRGMKDGAAERIVNARAVRAFGSVSDLARRAQLDRKDLHALADANALASLAGNRREALWQSVAAVPDKDMLASAPVQDETPELGAPSEAHDIVSDYRSVGLTLGRHPLELLRPQLLENRLMPASTLRTYRHGRLARGCGLVTVRQRPGTAKGVLFVTLEDETGNVNVIVWPSLFERQRKEALGASLLAVYGTWQCEGEVRHLVAQRLVDMSHLLGGLSTVSRNFC; from the coding sequence GTGGACACGACCTTCAATATCCTTCCGGCGTACGCCGAGCTTTTTTGCCGTTCAAACTTTTCGTTTTTGCGAGGTGCTTCGCATGCAGAGGAGCTTGCGGAGCGCGCGGCGCAACTGGGCTACGCTGCGCTCGCCGTAACGGATGAGTGCTCACTCGCCGGCGTCGTCCGGGCTCACGTGGCCGCAAAGAAAGTCGGGCTACCGTTTATCGTTGGCTCGTACTTCCGTCTGGTGAATGCCGACGGGTCGCCAGCGTTCGGACTGATTCTGCTCGCAAGGAACCGTGAGGGATACGGTAACCTTTCCGAACTCATCACGCTCGCCCGGACGCGCGCGCCGAAGGGCGAATATCGACTGACTCCGCAGGACCTTTCGCGACCAGACAAAGAGTATCGTCATCTGCTGGGAGTACCCGATTGTCTTGCGATTCTTGTGCCAGATTTCCCTGCGAAAGAGGATGCTCTGGAAGCGCAGGTCGAGTGGCTCGATGACACGTTCATCGGTCGCGCGTGGGTCGGTCTCGTGCTTCACCAGAGGGCGATGGACGACATTCACCGAGGTGCGGTCGAATTTGTTGCTCGCAACTTCGACGTGCCTGTGGTGGCGCTCGGCGACGTTGTGATGCATGTGCGCTCCAGGAAGCCTCTGCAAGACACAATGACGGCTATCCGCGTCGGCAGGCCTGTTCACGAATGCGGCTATGACCTCGCGCCGAATGCCGAGCAGCACTTGCGCTCGCGGTTGCGACTTGCGAACCTCTATCCGGATGATGCGCTCGCCGCGACTGTTGACATTGCGAATCGCTGCACGTTTTCGCTCGATGAGTTGCGCTACGAATATCCCGACGAACTGGTGCCCGCCGGCACAACGCCAGTCTCATATCTCCGGCAGGAAACGTATATAGGCGCACAGCGACGTTTTCCCTCGGGCATCCCGCACAGAGTGCAGGAGCAGATTGAACACGAACTGGAGCTGATAGCCGACCTCGGGTACGAACCGTACTTTCTCACGGTCTACGACATCGTGCGCTTCGCTCGTAGCCAGCACATTCTGTGTCAAGGCCGAGGCTCTGCCGCAAACTCTGCCGTCTGCTATTGCCTTGGGGTGACGGAGGTGGACCCCGCCCGCGGCAACATGCTGTTCGAGCGATTTATCTCGAAGGAACGTGGGGAGCCGCCTGACATTGACGTCGATTTCGAGCACCAGCGACGCGAAGAAGTCATTCAATACATCTACCAGAAATATGGCCGCGACCGCGCAGCGATTGCGGCCGCGGTGTCGACGTATCGGCCACGCGGAGCGTTGCGCGAAACGGGAAAGGCACTCGGCGTTGACCCGCAGATTGTCGACCTGGTGGCGAAGTCGCATCACTGGTTCGATACCAGTGAAGACCTGTTGAAGCGCTTCGCGGAATCCGGCCTTGACCCGGAGAAGCCGCTTATCCAGGCGTGGGCAAGACTTGCCTCCCAACTGCTCGGCTTTCCACGGCACCTGTCGCAGCACTCGGGTGGCTTTGTCATCAGTCGCGGCAAGCTCACGCGCCTCGTCCCCGTTGAAAACGCCGCGATGGCAGACCGCAGTGTGATTGAATGGGACAAAGACGACCTTGAGTCACTGGGCTTGCTGAAGATTGATGTCCTCGCACTCGGGATGCTGTCCGCGATTCGCCGCACGCTCGACTTGGTGTCGGAGCAGCGCGGCGAACGTTTCGAGATGCAGGACATACCTGCCGAAGACCCTGCCACGTACAAAATGATTTCAGTTGCGGACACGGTCGGAGTGTTTCAGATTGAATCGCGAGCGCAGATGAGCATGTTGCCGCGAATGCAGCCGCGCACTTTTTACGACCTGGTTATCGAGGTCGCCATCGTGCGACCCGGTCCGATTCAGGGCGGCGCCGTTCATCCCTACCTCCAACGCCGCCAGGGATTTGAGCCGGTCACTTATCCGAGCGATGCCCTCAAAGTTGCTCTTGGCCGGACCCTTGGGGTACCGATTTTCCAGGAGCAGGTTATGCAGGTCGCCATCCTGGCAGCCGGTTTTACTCCGGGCGAGGCCGATGGCTTGCGGAGAGCAATGGCTGCATGGAAGCGCAAGGGCGGTCTGGAAAAATACTACAACCGCATAGTGGTCGGCATGCAGGAACGCGGGTACGACCTGGCCTTCGCAGAATCAATCTTTGAGCAGATTAAGGGCTTCGGTGAGTATGGTTTTCCAGAAAGCCATGCCGCCAGCTTTGCGCTGCTTGTCTACGCGAGCAGCTGGTTAAAGTGCCACGAACCCGAAGCGTTCCTCACAGCGATGCTGAACTCGCAGCCCATGGGCTTTTACTCACCTTCGCAACTGGTGCAGGACGCGCAGCGTCATGGCGTCACGGTGCTTCCGGTTGACGTGACTATCAGCGGGTGGGATTCATCGCTCGAACGTTTTGCTGACGCGACCAGACCGGCCGTGCGTCTCGGGCTGTCACTGCTTCGCGGCATGAAGGACGGCGCGGCAGAAAGAATCGTGAACGCGCGCGCAGTTCGCGCCTTCGGAAGCGTCAGCGACCTTGCGCGCAGAGCACAGCTCGACCGGAAAGACCTCCATGCTCTTGCCGACGCTAACGCGTTGGCTTCGCTCGCGGGAAACCGCAGGGAAGCGCTCTGGCAGTCGGTCGCGGCCGTTCCCGACAAGGACATGCTTGCCAGCGCACCGGTGCAGGACGAGACGCCTGAGTTGGGCGCGCCGTCAGAAGCACACGACATCGTCTCGGATTATCGGTCTGTCGGACTGACGCTGGGGCGCCATCCCCTTGAGCTGCTGCGGCCGCAATTGCTCGAAAACCGGTTGATGCCGGCGTCGACACTGCGTACTTATCGCCACGGCCGGCTGGCACGAGGGTGCGGTCTTGTGACCGTGCGACAGCGACCCGGAACGGCGAAAGGCGTGCTGTTCGTGACGCTCGAAGATGAGACTGGCAACGTCAATGTGATTGTCTGGCCGTCCCTTTTCGAACGACAACGTAAGGAAGCTTTAGGCGCATCGCTGCTGGCGGTCTACGGCACATGGCAATGTGAAGGTGAGGTCCGACATCTCGTCGCTCAGCGGCTTGTCGACATGTCTCATCTGCTGGGTGGGTTATCAACCGTGAGTCGGAATTTTTGCTGA
- a CDS encoding SOS response-associated peptidase family protein, protein MCYSAQVQADYRKFVRMFGAIMDIGEFTRLFFERAEGVSKAKIPKAMEHAFDEPQTDAEREIKASIDKFNSVQTSKLEQDLFKERKRLADAERTLQTKATKAAIESQRIATDKIAWTLGKLEDMQRAEPNARDSRIFPGHYAPVMIVENGRRVVKPMRYQCRIAGKPATYDVKYPGTYNARRDNLEGFWKPCFGHTHGVMLVDVFYENVSKAKMEGTLSETHERDENVVLEFRPSNGELMLVACLWSRWLAPGEPDLLSFAAITDEPPAEVAAVGHDRCIIPIKPENVDLWLNPKASDLAASYAVLDDRERPFYEHRLAA, encoded by the coding sequence ATGTGCTACTCGGCCCAGGTTCAAGCTGACTACCGGAAATTCGTGCGCATGTTCGGCGCCATCATGGACATCGGGGAATTCACCCGGCTGTTCTTTGAACGCGCCGAAGGTGTCAGCAAGGCGAAGATACCCAAGGCGATGGAACACGCCTTCGACGAACCGCAAACTGACGCCGAGCGCGAAATCAAAGCCTCTATCGACAAGTTCAATTCCGTCCAGACTTCGAAGCTCGAACAGGACCTGTTTAAGGAACGCAAACGGCTGGCCGATGCAGAACGCACGCTTCAAACGAAGGCCACCAAGGCCGCTATCGAAAGTCAACGAATCGCCACAGACAAAATCGCCTGGACTCTGGGCAAGCTTGAAGACATGCAGCGAGCTGAGCCGAACGCACGTGACTCGCGCATATTCCCGGGTCACTACGCGCCTGTCATGATTGTGGAAAATGGCCGGCGAGTTGTTAAACCAATGCGCTACCAATGTCGCATCGCCGGCAAGCCCGCTACCTATGACGTGAAGTATCCCGGGACGTACAACGCTCGTCGCGACAATCTCGAGGGCTTTTGGAAGCCATGCTTCGGGCACACCCACGGCGTCATGCTTGTTGACGTGTTCTATGAAAATGTCAGCAAGGCAAAGATGGAAGGGACGTTGTCAGAGACACATGAGCGAGACGAAAATGTCGTACTCGAATTTCGTCCAAGCAACGGTGAGCTAATGCTGGTCGCCTGTCTTTGGTCTCGATGGTTGGCGCCGGGCGAGCCCGATTTGTTGTCGTTTGCAGCGATAACCGATGAGCCGCCTGCAGAGGTTGCGGCAGTTGGCCATGACCGATGCATCATTCCCATAAAACCGGAAAACGTCGACTTGTGGCTGAACCCGAAAGCATCGGACCTCGCGGCATCGTACGCCGTGCTTGATGACCGGGAGCGGCCATTCTATGAGCACCGATTGGCTGCCTGA
- a CDS encoding helix-turn-helix domain-containing protein yields MKEKMTPRDKLPTVVRRMTAGKMLAKGAPVAKVAEKMQMGVGTVRRYKDIIDEGGLDALRRMSIGGRPSALDETALKWIEKALVGSAQIHGFPTDAWTNGRVRELVASRYGVTYSRVYTWQLVTNLGLGHRLSKSAR; encoded by the coding sequence GTGAAAGAGAAAATGACTCCCCGGGACAAACTTCCAACCGTCGTGCGACGTATGACCGCAGGAAAAATGCTCGCAAAAGGAGCGCCTGTCGCCAAGGTAGCCGAAAAGATGCAGATGGGTGTCGGAACGGTTCGGCGGTACAAGGACATCATCGACGAAGGTGGTCTTGATGCGCTGAGGAGGATGAGTATCGGCGGTCGTCCATCAGCGCTGGACGAAACGGCGTTGAAATGGATTGAAAAGGCTCTTGTGGGTTCGGCCCAAATTCACGGTTTCCCGACTGATGCATGGACAAACGGGAGGGTGCGTGAACTGGTGGCGAGCCGATACGGAGTCACGTATTCGAGAGTCTACACGTGGCAACTCGTAACGAACCTGGGCTTGGGTCACCGTCTGTCTAAGTCAGCCCGCTAG